Genomic window (Flavobacteriales bacterium):
GTTACGCTGGTCATCATTCCACATTTTTCATTCTACATTCTACATTTTTCATTCCCTTCGCATCCCTTCGCGATCGCATGCCCCTGCTCTCCCACCCCTTCCGCGCTTACTTGAGGCACTTGCGCCACGCCGGCAACCGCCACGATGTGCATTCGCCCTTCGTGTTCACGCTGGTGGATCAGGTGCTTCGCAAGAGGACGCCCCGCTCGGAATTCACCGATATTGAAAAATTGAGATCGAAGCTGTTGAGCGACCGGAGGATGATCACCGTGACCGACCTGGGCGCAGGCTCACGCCGAGGCAATACGCAAAAGCGACAGATCGGCGAGATCGCAAGGACTTCGCTGAAACCCCGCCGACAATCGGAAATGCTCGCCCGTTTGGTTCGGTATTTTAACCCAAGAACCGTGCTCGAACTTGGCACCAGTTTAGGCACCACCTCACTCTATCTGTCCCGTTCCGCCGGTAACGGGCGTGTTCACACCATTGAAGGCTGCCCGGCCATCGCTGCGATCGCGCAGGAGAACTTCAGCAATTACCATGCGGAGAACATCACATCCCATGTCGGTCCTTTCGCGGGACAATTGCCGAACGTCCTGAGCATCATGGAGCGTCTGGACTTCGCTTTCATCGATGGCCATCACGCGGCGGAGCCGACCTTGGACTACTTCGATCAATGCCTCGCCAAAGCCCACAACGACACCGTCTTCATCTTCGACGACATCCATTGGAGCACGGGCATGGAGGAAGCCTGGGTTGCGATCAAGGCGCATCCAAAAGTGACCGTGACGATCGACCTGTTCCACTTCGGGATCGTCTTCCTACGCAAGGAGCAGCAGCGGGAGGATTTCGTGCTGAGGTACTGAACATGGTGATTGGTGCATGGTGGTTGGTGATAGGATACCAGCAATCGGATAGCGCGGTGCGGCCTAATCACCGCTCACCGCTCACAGAAAGCTACCTTCGCGAAAATGAAGATCTACACCCGCACCGGCGACACCGGCCAGACCTCGTTGCTGAACGGCAAGCGCGTGCCCAAGGACAGCCTTCGGATCGAGACCTACGGCACCATCGACGAGCTGAACAGCCACATCGGCATGCTGCGTGACCTGCTGGACGGCCATAACGCAGAGCAGCTCACGGACATCCAAGTGCGACTGTTCGATATCGGGTCCACCTTGGCCGCCGGTGATGAGGCCACCGTGGAAAAATTCAAGGTGCCAATGATCCACGAAGCCGACGTGGAAGCGCTGGAGAAGACCATGGACGCCTTTGATGCGGACCTTCCCACGATGCGCAACTTCATCCTTCCCGGCGGTCACCCGGCCATTTCGCAGGCGCACATCTGCCGTACGGTCTGCAGACGGGCGGAGCGCATGGCCATCCGATTGGCGGTTGATGAAGCGGTGCCCGCCATCACCATCCGCTATTTGAACCGTCTCAGCGACCTGCTGTTCATGCTCGCCCGCTGGACCGGTCACCGGCTGAACGTACCGGAAACGCCATGGAAGCCCCGGGGTTGAAGGTCCGAATGCCCTTGACCAGTAAGGCTTTCAAGCACTTAATGGCACGCTCTTCGGCCTCTGGTCGCATGGTATCCCTATCCGGCTATATTTGCGGCCAATTTGAAAAGACCGTGTAACACGGGCATACATGTACTGGACACTCGAACTCGCCTCCTACTTGGAAGATGCCCCTTGGCCCGCCACCAAGGACGAACTCATTGATTTCGCCATGCGTACCGGCGCTCCGCTGGAGGTGGTGGAGAACCTGCAGGGTATCGAGGATGATGAAGAGATCTTCGAGACCATCGAAGATATTTGGCCGGATTATCCGAGCAAGGAGGACTTCTTCTTCAACGAGGACGAATACTGATATCGAAAAGCAACACCGAAAGCCCTGCCACTACCGGCGGGGCTTTTTCGTGCGGAAAGGGCCTCAGACCGGGCTTCGCGCGCCATCGCCGAAGCGCTTTGGCGAAGGAGCCCAGAGCGACTTCGCCGAGGCGAGGACGCGGAGGAATGCAAAGCATACCACGAAGGACACAAAGGGCGCCAAGGAGGCCGGATACGATAGGTCAAGACCTGTGCATGAAGCACTGATACCCCTTCCCCTTTGTGTTCTTCGTGTCCTTTGCGGTACCCTTCACCCTGACAATGCGGCACGATCCACCATTTCGGCACGTGTGTTGACGGCCCCTACCGGTTAACTTTGCCGACCTTTTCCGCTGCGACCTACAAGCCATCCACCGGGATCCCGCAGCAACATCATACGCCCCTCCCTTACCATGATCGGTACCATCATCAAGAAAGTTTTTGGCGACAAGGCATCGCGCGACCTCAAGGAGGTGCAGCCCATCGCCGAGAAAGTCAAGTCTGAATATCCCAAGTTGGAAAGCTTGAGCAATGACGAACTACGCGAGAAGACCACCGACTTCAAGAGCCGAATCGCTGCCAAGATCGCCGATGAGCAAGCGCAGATAGACCAGTTGCGCAACGAGATCGAGGAAGATGCGAAAATGCCCATTGGCGAACGCGAAAGGCGCTATGAGGAGATCGACAAGCTGGAGGAGAAGACGTTGGGACAGATCGAGGAAGTGCTGCTGGAACTGCTCCCGGAGGCCTTCGCCGTGATGAAGGAGACCGCGCGGCGCTTCAGGGAGAACAAGGAGATCACCGTCACCGCAAAAGACCTGGACCGCGAGATCGCAGCGAAACGGGACAGCGTGCGGATCGAAGGCGAGAAGGCCATCTGGAACAACTCCTGGGACGCGGCCGGAACGCCGATCACATGGGACATGATCCACTATGATGTGCAGCTGATCGGTGGCGTGGCCTTGCACAAGGGCAAGATCGCGGAGATGAGCACCGGTGAGGGTAAAACACTTGTGGCCACGCTTCCGATGTACCTCAACGCCCTCGCCGGGCGCGGCGTCCACTTGGTGACCGTGAACGACTACTTAGCCAAACGCGACAGCGAATGGATGGGTCCGTTGT
Coding sequences:
- a CDS encoding DUF2795 domain-containing protein; translation: MYWTLELASYLEDAPWPATKDELIDFAMRTGAPLEVVENLQGIEDDEEIFETIEDIWPDYPSKEDFFFNEDEY
- a CDS encoding class I SAM-dependent methyltransferase, which gives rise to MPLLSHPFRAYLRHLRHAGNRHDVHSPFVFTLVDQVLRKRTPRSEFTDIEKLRSKLLSDRRMITVTDLGAGSRRGNTQKRQIGEIARTSLKPRRQSEMLARLVRYFNPRTVLELGTSLGTTSLYLSRSAGNGRVHTIEGCPAIAAIAQENFSNYHAENITSHVGPFAGQLPNVLSIMERLDFAFIDGHHAAEPTLDYFDQCLAKAHNDTVFIFDDIHWSTGMEEAWVAIKAHPKVTVTIDLFHFGIVFLRKEQQREDFVLRY
- a CDS encoding cob(I)yrinic acid a,c-diamide adenosyltransferase; the protein is MKIYTRTGDTGQTSLLNGKRVPKDSLRIETYGTIDELNSHIGMLRDLLDGHNAEQLTDIQVRLFDIGSTLAAGDEATVEKFKVPMIHEADVEALEKTMDAFDADLPTMRNFILPGGHPAISQAHICRTVCRRAERMAIRLAVDEAVPAITIRYLNRLSDLLFMLARWTGHRLNVPETPWKPRG